One window of Cellulomonas shaoxiangyii genomic DNA carries:
- a CDS encoding putative bifunctional diguanylate cyclase/phosphodiesterase produces MLADVPLWTTVLQLLAAGLVGGFCVLQWVWWRGSLRSDGPAWAVWLSAAMALMLLTAGLHGVTPSPLGRGVLGFVHAQLVAAVVLLCLPATRAFGGSRLRLAPWVAVTATLLAVRALLWVLAPPGTGAAGGPTGRALAVALLFVALGVTVGYVVASLGAVRITRLGWLLVAAGSMSLVLLASGVLLDERHAGAALAGLWPIPLAFGLESLALVRLRRAQLTAQRRELMRDALADLTNAAWFSRDPDTLLEHARDVARTVLDDPSVEGSLRPLHRERFVAELFPAAPELLAQHERTFLVDLALVVASAAERYALTDRLSRAAETDALTGLPNRRAADRYLVDTLERAAVERTRVSVLYCDIDGFKDVNDREGHAAGDDLLRRTADFLRTYTDAETYVARLAGDEFAVVVSRAPADAELADLARRLRSGFDARVGNPAGPRLTCGVATWNPEEVVDADALLRHADDAMLDAKRSRSGHRVFDATLRARAEDSRRLRAALERAVEQDRITAWFQPIVDTGTLEVVGLEALARWQEGDKVILPEHWLALAEQTGLIVPIGHAMFRQARRALDRHQMPVAVNLSARELHEADVLERIEEAWGGGPWEHLTVEITESTMLRTTTAVPVLSELRARGARIALDDFGTGFSSLARLARLPVDVLKIDRSFVREVRTPRGAGPVRAIVALAEHHGLDVVAEGVESAGDLQVLVDLGVRQAQGMFIGRPAPGLPVRGARPGPRTDLPRRARARIVPRPLRVVTGGADAGDLSAAEEANLGTSEML; encoded by the coding sequence GTGCTCGCCGACGTCCCGCTGTGGACCACCGTCCTGCAGCTCCTCGCTGCCGGCCTGGTGGGCGGCTTCTGCGTGCTCCAGTGGGTCTGGTGGCGGGGCTCGCTGCGCTCCGACGGGCCCGCGTGGGCGGTGTGGCTCTCGGCGGCCATGGCGCTCATGCTCCTCACGGCCGGCCTCCACGGCGTCACGCCGAGCCCGCTGGGCCGCGGCGTGCTCGGCTTCGTGCACGCCCAGCTCGTCGCCGCGGTGGTGCTGCTCTGCCTGCCCGCCACGCGGGCGTTCGGCGGGTCGCGCCTGCGCCTGGCGCCGTGGGTCGCCGTCACCGCCACGCTCCTCGCGGTGCGTGCGCTGCTGTGGGTCCTCGCGCCCCCCGGCACGGGGGCGGCCGGCGGGCCCACCGGCCGCGCGCTCGCCGTCGCCCTGCTCTTCGTGGCGCTCGGCGTCACCGTCGGGTACGTCGTCGCGTCGCTCGGCGCCGTGCGCATCACCCGGCTCGGCTGGCTCCTGGTCGCTGCCGGCTCGATGTCGCTCGTCCTCCTGGCGAGCGGCGTCCTGCTCGACGAGCGGCACGCGGGCGCGGCGCTCGCCGGCCTCTGGCCCATCCCGCTGGCCTTCGGGCTGGAGTCGCTCGCGCTCGTCCGCCTGCGCCGCGCGCAACTGACGGCGCAGCGGCGCGAGCTCATGCGCGACGCGCTCGCGGACCTCACCAACGCCGCGTGGTTCAGCCGCGACCCCGACACGCTGCTGGAGCACGCGCGGGACGTGGCGCGCACCGTCCTGGACGACCCGAGCGTCGAGGGCTCGCTGCGGCCGCTGCACCGCGAGCGGTTCGTGGCGGAGCTGTTCCCCGCCGCGCCGGAGCTCCTCGCCCAGCACGAGCGCACGTTCCTCGTCGACCTCGCCCTCGTCGTCGCCAGCGCCGCCGAGCGGTACGCGCTGACCGACCGGCTGTCCCGCGCCGCCGAGACCGACGCGCTCACCGGGCTGCCGAACCGGCGCGCGGCGGACCGCTACCTCGTCGACACCCTCGAGCGGGCCGCCGTCGAGCGGACCCGCGTGTCCGTCCTCTACTGCGACATCGACGGGTTCAAGGACGTCAACGACCGCGAGGGCCACGCGGCGGGCGACGACCTGCTGCGGCGCACCGCCGACTTCCTGCGCACGTACACCGACGCCGAGACGTACGTCGCGCGCCTCGCCGGCGACGAGTTCGCGGTCGTCGTCTCGCGCGCCCCGGCGGACGCCGAGCTCGCCGACCTCGCGCGCCGCCTGCGCTCGGGCTTCGACGCGCGCGTCGGCAACCCCGCCGGTCCGCGCCTGACGTGCGGCGTCGCGACGTGGAACCCCGAGGAGGTCGTCGACGCCGACGCGCTCCTGCGCCACGCCGACGACGCGATGCTCGACGCGAAGCGCTCCCGCAGCGGGCACCGCGTCTTCGACGCGACGCTGCGTGCGCGTGCCGAGGACTCGCGGCGGCTGCGCGCCGCCCTGGAGCGCGCGGTGGAGCAGGACCGCATCACCGCGTGGTTCCAGCCGATCGTCGACACGGGAACCCTCGAGGTGGTCGGCCTCGAGGCGCTCGCACGGTGGCAGGAGGGCGACAAGGTGATCCTGCCGGAGCACTGGCTGGCGCTCGCCGAGCAGACCGGCCTGATCGTGCCGATCGGGCACGCGATGTTCCGTCAGGCCCGGCGCGCGCTCGACCGCCACCAGATGCCCGTGGCCGTGAACCTGTCGGCGCGCGAGCTGCACGAGGCCGACGTGCTCGAGCGCATCGAGGAGGCGTGGGGCGGTGGCCCGTGGGAGCACCTCACCGTCGAGATCACCGAGAGCACGATGTTGCGCACGACGACGGCCGTGCCCGTGCTCTCCGAGCTGCGGGCCCGCGGTGCGCGCATCGCGCTCGACGACTTCGGCACGGGGTTCAGCTCCCTGGCCCGCCTCGCGCGGCTGCCCGTCGACGTGCTGAAGATCGACCGGTCGTTCGTGCGGGAGGTGCGCACGCCCCGGGGCGCGGGGCCGGTGCGCGCCATCGTCGCCCTCGCGGAGCACCACGGGCTCGACGTCGTCGCCGAGGGCGTGGAGTCCGCGGGCGACCTGCAGGTGCTCGTCGACCTGGGTGTGCGGCAGGCGCAGGGCATGTTCATCGGGCGGCCCGCACCGGGGCTGCCCGTGCGGGGCGCGCGTCCGGGGCCGCGCACCGACCTCCCCCGACGGGCCCGCGCCCGGATCGTGCCGCGGCCGCTGCGCGTCGTCACCGGCGGCGCCGACGCAGGCGACCTGTCTGCCGCCGAGGAGGCCAACCTCGGCACGTCGGAGATGCTCTGA
- a CDS encoding aspartate carbamoyltransferase catalytic subunit, whose translation MRHLLSAGDLTRDEAVLVLDTAAQMAATQAREIKKLPTLRGRTVVNLFFEDSTRTRISFETAAKRLSADVINFSAKGSSVSKGESLKDTALTLQAMGADAVVVRHQASGAPHTLAHAGWTHGAVVNAGDGTHQHPTQALLDAFTLRRHLVGDGGRADVTGRDLAGVHVAIVGDVLHSRVARSNVQLLHTLGARVTLVAPPTLVPVGVHAWTADVSYDLDETLATGPDAVMMLRVQRERMSSAGGGFFPSPLEYTRAYGLDGRRLAVLPDHAVVMHPGPMNRGLEISADAADSPRAVIVEQVANGVAVRMAVLYLLLAGGEGRTAPAPGRDGETRTGMRTDETRMHA comes from the coding sequence ATGAGGCACCTGCTGTCGGCGGGCGACCTGACCCGCGACGAGGCCGTCCTCGTGCTCGACACCGCGGCGCAGATGGCGGCCACGCAGGCCCGCGAGATCAAGAAGCTGCCCACGCTGCGCGGTCGCACGGTCGTGAACCTCTTCTTCGAGGACTCCACGCGCACGCGTATCTCGTTCGAGACCGCCGCCAAGCGGCTGTCCGCGGACGTCATCAACTTCTCCGCGAAGGGGTCGAGCGTCTCCAAGGGCGAGTCCCTGAAGGACACGGCCCTGACCCTGCAGGCGATGGGTGCGGACGCGGTCGTCGTCCGGCACCAGGCGTCGGGCGCGCCGCACACGCTCGCGCACGCCGGCTGGACGCACGGGGCGGTGGTCAACGCGGGCGACGGCACGCACCAGCACCCCACGCAGGCGCTGCTCGACGCGTTCACGCTGCGCCGCCACCTGGTGGGCGACGGCGGGCGCGCGGACGTGACGGGCCGGGACCTGGCCGGGGTGCACGTCGCCATCGTCGGGGACGTCCTGCACAGCCGCGTCGCGCGCTCGAACGTCCAGCTGCTGCACACGCTGGGAGCGCGCGTGACGTTGGTCGCGCCACCGACGCTCGTGCCGGTCGGCGTGCACGCGTGGACGGCGGACGTGTCCTACGACCTGGACGAGACGCTCGCGACCGGCCCCGACGCGGTCATGATGCTCCGGGTCCAGCGCGAGCGGATGTCGAGCGCGGGCGGCGGGTTCTTCCCGAGCCCGCTCGAGTACACCCGCGCGTACGGGCTCGACGGGCGCCGGCTCGCGGTGCTGCCCGACCACGCCGTGGTCATGCACCCGGGTCCGATGAACCGCGGCCTGGAGATCTCGGCCGACGCGGCGGACTCGCCGCGTGCCGTGATCGTGGAGCAGGTCGCGAACGGGGTCGCGGTCCGGATGGCGGTGCTGTACCTGCTGCTCGCGGGCGGCGAGGGGCGCACGGCACCGGCGCCGGGCCGGGACGGGGAGACGCGCACGGGTATGCGCACGGACGAGACGAGGATGCACGCGTGA
- the pyrR gene encoding bifunctional pyr operon transcriptional regulator/uracil phosphoribosyltransferase PyrR has product MSTGTPAPTDPGAPRGAAAQRAPAEGAPADGAATEVLGAADIGRALTRIAHEVVERNKGVDDVVLLGIPTRGLPLAERLAARLAQAEGVDAAGLVGSLDVTMHRDDLARQPIRAIGTTQVPRDGVDGKVVVLVDDVLYSGRTIRAALDAISDLGRPRAVQLAVLVDRGHRELPIRADYVGKNLPTAASERVRVLLAETDGRDAVVIEGTGRGTR; this is encoded by the coding sequence ATGAGCACTGGCACACCTGCGCCCACCGACCCGGGCGCGCCCCGCGGCGCCGCAGCACAGCGCGCACCAGCAGAGGGCGCACCAGCAGACGGCGCCGCGACCGAGGTCCTCGGGGCCGCGGACATCGGCCGCGCACTGACCCGCATCGCGCACGAGGTCGTCGAGCGCAACAAGGGCGTCGACGACGTCGTCCTGCTGGGCATCCCGACGCGTGGCCTGCCGCTGGCCGAGCGCCTCGCCGCGCGGCTCGCCCAGGCCGAGGGTGTCGACGCCGCCGGTCTCGTGGGCAGCCTCGACGTGACGATGCACCGCGACGACCTGGCGCGGCAGCCGATCCGTGCGATCGGCACGACGCAGGTGCCTCGCGACGGCGTGGACGGCAAGGTGGTCGTCCTCGTCGACGACGTCCTGTACTCCGGCCGCACGATCCGCGCCGCACTGGACGCGATCAGCGACCTCGGCCGGCCCCGCGCGGTCCAGCTCGCCGTCCTCGTCGACCGCGGCCACCGCGAGCTGCCGATCCGGGCCGACTACGTCGGCAAGAACCTGCCCACGGCGGCGTCGGAGCGGGTCCGGGTGCTGCTAGCGGAGACCGACGGCCGGGACGCCGTGGTCATCGAGGGCACGGGGCGGGGCACGCGATGA
- the efp gene encoding elongation factor P, whose protein sequence is MATTNDLKNGTVLKIDGQLWTVIEFQHVKPGKGGAFVRTKLKNVLSGKVVDRTFNAGIKVETANVDKRDMQYLYKDGDDFVFMDTDTYDQINVPAATVGDAANFMLESQTAMVATNEGVPLYVELPPSVVLEVTYTEPGLQGDRSSAGTKPATLETGYEIQVPLFLEANTKVKVDTRDGSYLGRVND, encoded by the coding sequence GTGGCGACGACCAACGACCTGAAGAACGGCACCGTGCTGAAGATCGACGGCCAGCTGTGGACCGTCATCGAGTTCCAGCACGTCAAGCCCGGCAAGGGCGGCGCCTTCGTGCGCACCAAGCTGAAGAACGTGCTGTCCGGCAAGGTCGTCGACCGCACGTTCAACGCGGGCATCAAGGTCGAGACGGCGAACGTCGACAAGCGCGACATGCAGTACCTGTACAAGGACGGCGACGACTTCGTGTTCATGGACACGGACACGTACGACCAGATCAACGTGCCGGCCGCGACCGTGGGCGACGCCGCGAACTTCATGCTCGAGTCGCAGACGGCGATGGTCGCCACGAACGAGGGCGTGCCGCTCTACGTCGAGCTGCCCCCGTCGGTCGTGCTCGAGGTGACGTACACGGAGCCGGGCCTGCAGGGCGACCGCTCGTCCGCGGGCACGAAGCCCGCCACGCTCGAGACGGGCTACGAGATCCAGGTGCCGCTGTTCCTCGAGGCGAACACCAAGGTCAAGGTCGACACGCGTGACGGGTCGTACCTCGGCCGCGTGAACGACTGA
- a CDS encoding shikimate kinase: protein MPADAPGPRVVLVGPPGAGKSTVGAALAQRWRLTVRDTDADVERTAGKPIGEIFVDDGEPRFRALERDAVQAALAEHDGVLALGGGAVLDPGTRAALAAYRAGGGVVVFLDVSLAHAAPRVGLNRSRPLLLGNPRARWQALMEARRPVYEEVATVRVPTDGLRPADVAEAIESALAGPRVAGATEEEQG, encoded by the coding sequence GTGCCCGCTGACGCCCCCGGTCCTCGTGTCGTCCTCGTCGGCCCCCCCGGGGCCGGCAAGTCGACGGTCGGTGCCGCCCTCGCCCAGCGCTGGCGGCTGACCGTCCGGGACACCGACGCCGACGTCGAGCGGACCGCCGGCAAGCCGATCGGCGAGATCTTCGTCGACGACGGCGAACCACGCTTCCGGGCCCTCGAGCGCGACGCGGTTCAGGCGGCGCTCGCCGAGCACGACGGCGTCCTGGCCCTGGGCGGCGGCGCGGTGCTCGACCCGGGGACGCGTGCCGCCCTGGCGGCGTACCGCGCCGGCGGCGGCGTCGTGGTGTTCCTCGACGTGTCGCTCGCGCACGCGGCGCCCCGCGTCGGGCTGAACCGGTCGCGGCCCCTGCTGCTCGGCAACCCGCGCGCGCGGTGGCAGGCGCTCATGGAGGCCCGGCGGCCGGTGTACGAGGAGGTCGCCACGGTGCGTGTGCCGACCGACGGCCTGCGTCCGGCGGACGTGGCCGAGGCGATCGAGTCCGCGCTGGCCGGCCCGCGGGTCGCCGGTGCGACGGAGGAGGAGCAGGGATGA
- the nusB gene encoding transcription antitermination factor NusB, with product MGARTKARKRALDVLFEADQRGVAVGELLARRVVEPGAETALPQYSVDIVEGVLAHAERIDEVLATHSHGWTIARMPAVDRALLRIGTWEILWNDDVPDAVAVDEAVNLARELSTDESPSFVNGLLGRVVELKPTLLA from the coding sequence GTGGGCGCCCGGACCAAGGCGCGCAAGCGCGCGCTCGACGTGCTGTTCGAGGCCGACCAGCGCGGCGTCGCGGTCGGCGAGCTCCTCGCGCGGCGCGTCGTCGAGCCGGGCGCGGAGACGGCGCTGCCGCAGTACAGCGTCGACATCGTCGAGGGCGTCCTGGCGCACGCGGAGCGCATCGACGAGGTGCTCGCGACGCACTCCCACGGCTGGACCATCGCGCGCATGCCGGCGGTCGACCGCGCGCTGCTCCGCATCGGCACGTGGGAGATCCTCTGGAACGACGACGTGCCCGACGCGGTCGCGGTCGACGAGGCCGTCAACCTGGCGCGCGAGCTGTCGACCGACGAGTCGCCGTCGTTCGTCAACGGCCTGCTGGGTCGCGTCGTCGAGCTGAAGCCGACGCTGCTCGCCTGA
- the aroB gene encoding 3-dehydroquinate synthase translates to MSTSTTAADAGTPGARTVRVAGEQPYDVVIGHHLLGHLPVLLGDAVRRVLVVHPPTLATSADAVRDDLRAQGYEVYLAEVPDAEEAKTAQVAAFLWQVLGQADFTRSDAVVGLGGGATTDLAGFVAATWLRGVRVVHVPTTVLAMVDAAVGGKTGINTAEGKNLVGAFHPPAGVLCDLAALASMNRHDFVAGLAEVVKAGFIADPRILELVEENTALLTDPAAAAASPVLLELVERAVAVKARVVGEDLREAGLREILNYGHTLGHAVEHVERYRWRHGAAVSVGMVFAAELARLAGRLDDEVVTRHRSVLTALGLPVTYRGDRWEQLMAAMRRDKKTRGDLLRFVVLEDVGRPVRLEGPDPALLAAAYAEISVDRAPTATIDL, encoded by the coding sequence ATGAGCACCAGCACGACCGCCGCGGACGCCGGCACGCCCGGGGCGCGGACCGTCCGGGTCGCGGGGGAGCAGCCGTACGACGTCGTCATCGGGCACCACCTGCTCGGGCACCTGCCCGTGCTGCTGGGCGACGCCGTGCGCCGCGTGCTCGTGGTGCACCCGCCGACGCTCGCGACCTCGGCCGACGCGGTCCGCGACGACCTGCGCGCGCAGGGGTACGAGGTGTATCTCGCCGAGGTCCCCGACGCCGAGGAGGCGAAGACGGCGCAGGTCGCCGCGTTCCTGTGGCAGGTGCTCGGCCAGGCCGACTTCACGCGCAGCGACGCGGTGGTGGGCCTGGGCGGCGGTGCGACCACGGACCTCGCGGGGTTCGTCGCGGCGACCTGGCTGCGCGGCGTGCGGGTGGTGCACGTGCCGACGACCGTGCTGGCGATGGTCGACGCGGCGGTCGGCGGGAAGACCGGCATCAACACCGCCGAGGGCAAGAACCTCGTCGGGGCGTTCCACCCGCCCGCGGGCGTGCTGTGCGACCTCGCGGCGCTCGCGTCGATGAACCGGCACGACTTCGTGGCCGGTCTCGCCGAGGTCGTCAAGGCCGGGTTCATCGCGGACCCGCGGATCCTCGAGCTCGTCGAGGAGAACACGGCGCTGCTCACCGACCCGGCGGCCGCGGCGGCGTCGCCGGTGCTGCTCGAGCTCGTCGAGCGCGCGGTGGCGGTCAAGGCTCGTGTCGTGGGGGAGGACCTGCGCGAGGCCGGGCTGCGGGAGATCCTCAACTACGGGCACACGCTCGGCCACGCGGTGGAGCACGTCGAGCGCTACCGGTGGCGCCACGGTGCCGCCGTCTCCGTGGGGATGGTGTTCGCGGCGGAGCTCGCCCGGCTCGCCGGGCGGCTCGACGACGAGGTCGTCACGCGCCACCGGTCGGTGCTGACGGCCCTCGGGCTGCCCGTGACGTACCGCGGCGACCGCTGGGAGCAGCTGATGGCGGCGATGCGGCGCGACAAGAAGACGCGCGGGGACCTGCTGCGCTTCGTGGTGCTGGAGGACGTCGGCCGTCCCGTCCGGCTGGAGGGCCCGGACCCGGCGCTGCTGGCGGCCGCGTACGCGGAGATCTCGGTCGACCGCGCCCCCACCGCCACCATCGACCTCTGA
- a CDS encoding dihydroorotase, with protein MSTTYLLRGVAPLGGDRTDVRVEDGVVAALGADASSDGATVVDGDGLVLLPGLVDLHTHLREPGREDAETVASGTRAAAAGGFTAVHAMANTSPTQDTAGVVEQVWRLGRDAGWADVRPVGAVTVGLAGERLAELQAMARSAAAVRVFSDDGKCVHDPVLMRRALEYVKAFDGVIAQHAQEPRLTDGAQMHEGVVSAELGLTGWPAVAEEAIIARDVLLAEHVGSRLHVCHLSTAGSVEIVRWAKGRGIAVTAEVTPHHLFLTDERVRGYDPRYKVNPPLRTAEDVEAVRAGLEDGTIDVVATDHAPHTREDKDCEWAAAAFGMTGLETALSVVQATMVDAGRLTWADVARVLSSTPAAIGRVAGQGRPIAVGEPANLTLVDPAARRTVVPAQQATASVNSPFAGTELPGAVVATFLRGRATVLDGVLVDPAQVRA; from the coding sequence GTGAGCACGACGTACCTGCTGCGGGGCGTCGCGCCCCTGGGCGGCGACCGCACGGACGTGCGGGTCGAGGACGGGGTCGTGGCGGCGCTGGGTGCCGACGCGTCCTCCGACGGCGCGACGGTCGTCGACGGGGACGGGCTCGTGCTGCTGCCCGGGCTGGTCGACCTGCACACGCACCTGCGTGAGCCGGGCCGCGAGGACGCCGAGACGGTCGCGTCGGGCACGCGCGCCGCGGCCGCGGGCGGCTTCACCGCCGTGCACGCGATGGCGAACACGTCGCCGACGCAGGACACCGCGGGCGTCGTCGAGCAGGTGTGGCGGCTGGGCCGTGACGCCGGCTGGGCCGACGTGCGCCCGGTCGGCGCCGTGACGGTGGGGCTGGCGGGGGAGCGCCTCGCGGAGCTGCAGGCGATGGCCCGCTCGGCCGCCGCGGTGCGGGTGTTCTCCGACGACGGGAAGTGCGTGCACGACCCGGTCCTGATGCGGCGCGCGCTCGAGTACGTCAAGGCGTTCGACGGCGTCATCGCTCAGCACGCGCAGGAGCCGCGGCTGACGGACGGCGCGCAGATGCACGAGGGCGTCGTCTCCGCCGAGCTCGGCCTGACGGGGTGGCCCGCGGTGGCGGAGGAGGCGATCATCGCCCGCGACGTCCTCCTCGCCGAGCACGTGGGCTCGCGTCTGCACGTGTGCCACCTGTCCACGGCCGGCTCGGTGGAGATCGTGCGCTGGGCGAAGGGCCGCGGCATCGCGGTGACCGCCGAGGTGACGCCGCACCACCTGTTCCTCACGGACGAGCGGGTGCGGGGCTACGACCCGCGCTACAAGGTGAACCCGCCGCTGCGCACCGCGGAGGACGTCGAGGCGGTCCGCGCGGGGCTCGAGGACGGCACGATCGACGTCGTCGCGACCGACCACGCGCCGCACACGCGCGAGGACAAGGACTGCGAGTGGGCCGCGGCGGCGTTCGGCATGACGGGCCTGGAGACCGCGTTGTCGGTCGTGCAGGCCACGATGGTCGACGCCGGCCGCCTCACCTGGGCCGACGTGGCGCGGGTCCTGTCGTCCACGCCCGCGGCGATCGGCCGCGTGGCGGGGCAGGGCCGCCCGATCGCCGTCGGTGAGCCCGCGAACCTCACGCTGGTCGACCCGGCGGCGCGCCGGACCGTCGTGCCCGCGCAGCAGGCGACCGCGAGCGTGAACTCCCCGTTCGCGGGCACGGAGCTGCCCGGCGCGGTCGTCGCGACGTTCCTGCGGGGGCGGGCCACGGTGCTGGACGGCGTGCTCGTGGACCCCGCGCAGGTGCGTGCCTGA
- a CDS encoding DUF559 domain-containing protein, which translates to MPRLIDRDWVPPVARHQCGVFTRRQARTAGLIVDQVRHRVERGVWVPVAGAGLAASATPRSVAADAYAAWLTWPDAVVTLTTAARLHGMPVPDDGAVHVLVPAPRRARGRLRSHEHRWHPSEVTSFADVQVTRPDRTLLDCLAQLPPRDGDRLLAWAGPRRLVTADVLDAWRAGHPGHRGNVRLARAADRLRRGAYSPAEDLLHDLLRGAGITGWVADADLRPLTGVAAVADVWFAAARLVVEVDGRAAHGPDRFQQDRTRQNGLVGAGCTVLRYTWQDLTLRGAAVVGEIRRTLARLLPAGR; encoded by the coding sequence ATGCCACGTCTCATCGACCGCGACTGGGTGCCACCGGTCGCCCGGCACCAGTGCGGCGTCTTCACGCGGCGGCAGGCCCGCACGGCAGGGCTCATCGTGGATCAGGTCCGCCACCGGGTCGAGCGCGGTGTGTGGGTGCCCGTCGCGGGTGCCGGTCTGGCGGCCTCGGCCACGCCGCGGTCCGTCGCGGCGGACGCGTACGCCGCCTGGCTGACGTGGCCGGACGCCGTGGTAACCCTGACGACCGCCGCGCGGCTGCACGGCATGCCCGTCCCGGACGACGGCGCCGTCCACGTCCTGGTACCCGCACCCCGCCGCGCCCGTGGCCGGCTGCGCAGCCACGAGCACCGGTGGCACCCGTCGGAGGTGACCTCGTTCGCGGACGTGCAGGTCACGCGCCCGGACCGGACGCTCCTCGACTGCCTCGCGCAGCTCCCCCCGCGCGACGGCGACCGGCTGCTCGCGTGGGCGGGACCGCGGCGGCTCGTCACGGCCGACGTGCTCGACGCGTGGCGGGCGGGCCACCCGGGCCATCGGGGGAACGTGCGGCTCGCGCGGGCGGCCGACCGGCTGCGGCGCGGGGCGTACAGCCCGGCGGAGGACCTGCTCCACGACCTCCTGCGCGGCGCCGGCATCACGGGGTGGGTCGCGGACGCGGACCTGCGTCCGCTGACCGGCGTCGCGGCGGTCGCGGACGTGTGGTTCGCCGCGGCGCGGCTCGTCGTCGAGGTCGACGGCCGTGCGGCGCACGGGCCCGACCGCTTCCAGCAGGACCGCACGCGGCAGAACGGCCTGGTCGGCGCGGGCTGCACCGTCCTCCGGTACACCTGGCAGGACCTGACGCTCCGCGGCGCGGCCGTGGTCGGGGAGATCCGCCGCACCCTCGCCCGGCTCCTGCCCGCCGGGCGGTGA